The following is a genomic window from Pseudomonas purpurea.
TAGCTATGCCGGCGCCGATGCGGACTCCGCCGCCCACAACCTGTGCGGTCAGTTGATTCGCCATGACGATCCGGCGGGCACGCTGCACTTGCATGATCTGGGGCTGGGCGGTGCGGTACTGAAACAGACCCGGCATTTTCTGCGTGATAGCGCTCCGCCCGATTGGCCGAGCGAGGTGCCCGCTCGCAATACGCTGCTTGAACCCGGCGACGGCGCGACGACCTGGAACACCTGCGCACCTACCAACGAACCGCTGAGCCAAACCGACGCACTGGGCAACCTTCAAGCTTTCGCCCATACCGTCGCCGGTGAGTTGAAAAACACCCGGCTGAAACTGGCGGGCAGCGGACAGGTCGAGCAGGTGTTGGTCAGCAACATCCACTACAACGCCCTGGGCCAGGTCGAGTCGGAAAACGCCGGCAACGGCGTGATCACCCGTCACCGCTACGACCCTGCCGATGGCCGACTGACGAGGCTCAGCGCCCACAAAACCGATGGCTCGCCGCTGCAAGACCTGGCGTACCGCTACGACCCGGTCGGTAACGTCCTGAGCATCGAAGAATCCGAACAGTCGATCCGCTACTTCAAGAACCAACGGGTCGCCCCGATCACGACTTACCACTACAACACGCTCTACCAGTTGATCAAAGCCACCGGACGAGAGGCCAGCACGGGCCTAGGCGGCCCAGCCTTGCCTGGCTTGCAACCCTTGCCGGCCGCCCCCAACCAGATTGCCAATTACACCCAGACCTACCACTACGACCCGGCCGGCAACCTGTTGGAACTCGAGCATCTCGGCGCACAGCGCCATGGCCGCACCTTGACCCGCGCCCGCAACAGCAACCGCTGCCTGCCCAACCAGGATGACCGACCGCCAACCGAAGACGAACTGGCCGCTGGTTTCGATGCCAATGGCAACCTGCATGCACTGCAACCGGGGCAACACCTGAGCTGGGACCTGCGCAATCAACTACAACAAGTGCGCCCGGTGATTCGCGACAACGCCGAAGACGATCACGAACGTTATGTCTATGACGGCGGCGGCCAGCGCGTGCGCAAGGTTCGCACCAGTCAGACCCACGCTCGTACCCTCATCAGCGAAGTGCGTTACCTGCCCGGTCTGGAAATTCGCACCCACGGTGGCACCGGTGAAATCCTGCAGGTCATTAGCGCCACAGCGGGACGCAACAGCGTCCGGGTATTGCATTGGGTCGCCGGACAACCCGATGACATCCCCAATGATCAATTGCGCTACAGCCTCAACGATCACTTGGGTTCCAGCACCCTGGAACTGGACCAGCAGGCCAACCTGATCAGCCAGGAAAGCTATTATCCCTTCGGTGGCACGGCGTGGTGGGCCGGCCGAAACGCGACCGAAGCCAAGTACAAAACCGTGCGCTATTCCGGCAAGGAACGGGATGCGACGGGGCTTTACTACTATGGATTCCGGTATTACGCGCCGTGGTTGCAGCGGTGGATCAATCCGGATCCTGCGGGGTATGTGGATGGGATGAACTTGTATCGAATGACGAGAAACAACCCTGTTTGCTTTTTGGATGACGACGGACAACTTTCAAAAGAGTCGCGTAAATTAAGACGTCTGATAGAGCGAGATCTCCCCATAACAGGCAGAGGCATGACTGCAATAACAAAAAACAACCCTGACCTTGCCAAAAAAATAAAAACCGGAATGGATAACACCAAGAACTATTTAACCAGCGCCATCGAAGCCATAGAAGAAATGAGTCGCGACGAAAGCAACAACACATACAAAGCAATTATCAGTGACTACATGGGAGAAGGTCTCGAGACAGAAATGATACTTGCCGTGATTAACATGCTCTACGCAACAAGCAAGCAGTACGGACACAACTCTCAAAGAATCGCAGCCGTAAAGGACACCTCCCCTTCAGCCATAACTGTTTACAACACTACAAATATAAAAAATCTATATATAAACGATAGCATATTGAACCAGCCCGACGAATTCGTTGGGGTAGCGCTGATTCACGAATACGCACACATATCCGAGCTGGACGCTCGAGACTTTTACTCGCTGTCGAAAGAATCACTTCCCGGAGACGGCGCTCAACTAATAGCTTCGAACTGGCTGAACAACAAATACCGCATCGGTGAAATCAAAAAAGATGACAGAGAAGACTTCATTCAAGCCTCGAATGAAAAAGACATGCCTTCAGCACTAAAAAGATACGAGACAGACAGAGGCTTTCGCGAATTCGTTTCGATGACTAATGCAGACTCCTGGGCCCATATGATTTACTCACTCAGCAATAGCCGAGCCGCACAAAACAAACACGCTTCCGTATAAATCAAAATATCGACTTCAACCTTGATCGCCATTGAACTAGCTATGTTACCCACTCCCAACTTCAATGTATTTTAGCTGAGTGGCTAGCCAACCAAAAAAAATAGATTCCCCCCCGTTGCGTCCTCGTAGCAGAGCGCACTTGCTTCTTGAGGGGGCAACTGTCAGACCACCCTAAAAATACACTACCCCTGCGGCCGCAACATCAACACCGCTAACGGCGGCAAATTCAGCAGCAACGACAATGCCTGACCGTGGCTGCCTTCTTCCTCGGTAAACGCCCCGCCACCGTTGCCATAATTGGAACCGGCGTAGGTGTCGGCATCGCTGTTGATCACCTCGGTCCAGCGCCCGGCAAACGGCACCCCCACGCGATAGGCCTCACGCGGTACCGGGGTGAAGTTGGCCACCACCAGCAGCGGTCGGCCGTCCTTGCTCCAGCGCAGCCAGGCGTAGACGCTGTTGATCGCGTCGTCACCGATCAGCCATTGAAAGCCCTGCGGTACGTCGTCCTGATCGTGCAGCGCCGGTTCTTCGCGGTACAGGCGATTGAGGTCGCCCACCAGTTTTTGCACGCCCCGGTGTTCCGGGTATTGCAGTAAGTACCAGTCCAGTTGCTGATCGTGATTCCATTCGCGCCACTGGCCGAACTCACAGCCCATGAACAGCAGCTTTTTGCCCGGATGCGCCCACATGAAAGTCAGGTAAGCACGCAAGTTCGCGAATTTCTGCCAGCGATCACCGGGCATCTTGTCGATCAGCGAATGCTTGCCGTGTACCACCTCGTCGTGGGAAATCGGCAGGATGAAGCGCTCGGACCAGGCGTAAACCAGGCCAAAGCTCAGTTCGTTGTGATGATGGGCGCGGTAGACCGGGTCCTGCTGAATGTAATGCAACGAGTCGTGCATCCAGCCCATGTTCCATTTGTAATCAAAACCCAAACCACCGTGTTGCGTACCCTGGCTGACACCCGGCCAGGCTGTGGACTCTTCAGCGATCACCAGTGCTCCGGGCGCCTCCAGGTCCACGACATCGTTGAGGTGGCGGACAAAGTCGATGGCTTCGAGGTTTTCCCGGCCACCGTGGCGATTGGGCACCCACTCGCCGGCCTTGCGTGAATAGTCGCGATACAGCATCGAGGCCACCGCGTCGACCCGCAGGCCATCGACATGGAAATGCTTGAGCCAGTGCAACGCCGACGCCAGCATGAAACCGTGGACTTCGGTGCGGCCCAGGTTGTAGATCAGCGTGTCCCAGTCCTGATGAAAGCCTTCCAGCGGGTTGCCATATTCATAAAGCGCGGTGCCGTCGAACTGCGCCAGGGCCGTGGGTGTCGGTCGGGAAATGCGCCGGCACCCAATCCAGAATCACCCCGATACCCGCCAGGTGACAGGCATTGACGAACGCGGCGAAATCATCGGGGGAACCGTAGCGGGCGCTCGGGGCGAATTGCGACAGTGGCTGATAACCCCACGAGCCGCCGAACGGGTGCTCCATGACTGGCATCAACTCGATGTGGGTGAACCCCAGGTTCTGCACATAAGGAATCAAATGCTCCGCCAGTTCATGCCAGGCGTACTGGCGCGCCACCTCACCCGTATCATCCACCTCGCATTGCCAGGAGCCGGCATGCAGTTCATAGATCGACAACGGTGCCGTCGGTTGTTGGCGTTCACCGCGCGCCTGCATCCATTCGTGGTCCTGCCAGTCGACGGTCAGCGGTGCGGCGACTTTCGAGGCCGTATCCGGCGGTAACTGAGTGGCCAGGGCCATCGGGTCCGCCTTGAGTGGCAGGATCCCGTGAGCACCGAGTATCTCGTACTTGTACGCCTCGCCTGCCCGCAAGCGCGGAATGAACACCTCCCAGACCCCGGACGGATGACGCAAGCGCATCGGATGACGACGACCGTCCCAGGTATTGAAATCGCCGACCACCGACACACGCCGGGCATTCGGTGCCCACACCGCAAAACGCACGCCGTCGACCCCATCGATCGTCCTCAACTGCGCGCCGAGGCACGCACTGAGGTCGCGGTGATTGCCCTCGGCAAACAGGTACAAGTCCATTTCACCCAGCAGCGGACCAAACGAGTAAGGGTCTTCGGCAGTCTGTTCGCCGCCCGCCCATTGCGTGCGCAACAGATAGCCTTGCGCCCGGTCGAAGTGCCCGACAAACAACCCCGGCACAGCGGTGGTATCAAGGCTGCCCAACACATCGCCGGTGTCGTGGGCCAGTACCTGCACGCTCAACGCATCCGGCAGGTAGGCGCGGATGAACTGGCCGCCCGCCCCATCGGCATGGGGGCCGAGGATGGCAAACGGGTCCTGATGTTCGGCACGCACCAACGCTTCAATATCCTGCGCCGCAGGCAGCAGCGCCGGTTTCACATGCCCCTGTTCCTTGTTCGAGAAACTCATGACTGCTCTCCACCTGTCTCGGAAAAGGGTTTGAGCCCACTCAACAACCCATACAAACCGTGCAATGGCACCGGCAGCCAGGCGGGGCGATTTTCAGCTTCATAGGCCACTTCATAAGCCGCCTTCTCCAGGCTGAACAACGCCAACGCGGCGTCTTCGCCCTCGGGGCCTTGCCATGCATGAGCAAGACTAGCTGTCGCCAGCCGATACGCCCGGACAAACGCCCGACGCGACTCATGCAAGTACCGATCAGTCACGCGCTGGCGTGCAGCCCTTGCCTGCGGCGAGCTGTCGACACTGGGCAGATTCAGCGCCATCGCGGCGGCGTAATCGAAGGAGCGCAATACGCCGCTCACGTCCTTGTACGGACTGTGCTTGCCCCGTCGTTCATGCAATGAGCGCGCCGGTTCGCCTTCGAAGTCGATCAGGTAGGCATCGCCCTTGATCACCAGTACCTGGCCCAGGTGCAGGTCGCCGTGTACGCGCATGTGCAACCCGCCGACGGTTTTGACGGCCAGGTCCTGGAGGTGAGCGAGAATGGTTTTTTTCTGTTCCAGCAACCGCGTCACCCGGCGCTGATCCTCCGGGCTCAACCCGGCCTGATGGTGTTTGAGCAACTGCAAGGCTCGCTCCAGTTGCGCCCCCACCGCCTTCGCCGTCGCCTGCTGGTCCTTGGGTGTGGCGATGCGCGAACTGAACGCCGGGTCGTCACTGGGCGCCGCCAGCAATTGGTGCATTTCCCCGAGACGCTGACCGAGCATCCCGGCAAAGTCCTTCAGTTCACCCAAGGCGTTGTAATGCTGCTCCTGCTCGGACACCGCGTCAGCCAACTCGTCGCGCAGCGCCCGCTCGAGGTTGTTCTGGGTCCACTCCCAGGCATCGCCCTGATTGCTCAAATAGCCTTGGGCAATCATCAACAGGTTGTCTTCGCCCTGAAGATCGCGGCGCATCACCGAACCCAGCAATGGCGAAATATGGGTGAAACCTGCCGCAGTCAGAAAAGCGCTCATCTCCAGCTCCGGGTGGATACCCGAGGCGACTTTGCGGATCAGTTTGAGGATCAGGCTGCCACCGATCACCACTGAGCTG
Proteins encoded in this region:
- a CDS encoding RHS repeat-associated core domain-containing protein, encoding MATASLGPQVHTATPTLSVLDPRGLAVRAVQFHRRQANEPLESRVTHQRYDSAGRPVASRDPRLFAMAQADESVPANLSQTFSLSSLPLATHSVDSGWQTMLQGAAGQTLERWDSRGSHSLTECDALLRPVAVHERGEDVAEHTLERFSYAGADADSAAHNLCGQLIRHDDPAGTLHLHDLGLGGAVLKQTRHFLRDSAPPDWPSEVPARNTLLEPGDGATTWNTCAPTNEPLSQTDALGNLQAFAHTVAGELKNTRLKLAGSGQVEQVLVSNIHYNALGQVESENAGNGVITRHRYDPADGRLTRLSAHKTDGSPLQDLAYRYDPVGNVLSIEESEQSIRYFKNQRVAPITTYHYNTLYQLIKATGREASTGLGGPALPGLQPLPAAPNQIANYTQTYHYDPAGNLLELEHLGAQRHGRTLTRARNSNRCLPNQDDRPPTEDELAAGFDANGNLHALQPGQHLSWDLRNQLQQVRPVIRDNAEDDHERYVYDGGGQRVRKVRTSQTHARTLISEVRYLPGLEIRTHGGTGEILQVISATAGRNSVRVLHWVAGQPDDIPNDQLRYSLNDHLGSSTLELDQQANLISQESYYPFGGTAWWAGRNATEAKYKTVRYSGKERDATGLYYYGFRYYAPWLQRWINPDPAGYVDGMNLYRMTRNNPVCFLDDDGQLSKESRKLRRLIERDLPITGRGMTAITKNNPDLAKKIKTGMDNTKNYLTSAIEAIEEMSRDESNNTYKAIISDYMGEGLETEMILAVINMLYATSKQYGHNSQRIAAVKDTSPSAITVYNTTNIKNLYINDSILNQPDEFVGVALIHEYAHISELDARDFYSLSKESLPGDGAQLIASNWLNNKYRIGEIKKDDREDFIQASNEKDMPSALKRYETDRGFREFVSMTNADSWAHMIYSLSNSRAAQNKHASV